Proteins from a single region of Gemmatimonadales bacterium:
- a CDS encoding nitroreductase family protein, producing MSGEPRFVSLEYARRTPDEMLARARAFYDEMNRRRTTRHFSAEPVARELIELAIQTAGTAPSGAHQQPWTFVVVDDPEIKRKIREAAEEEERINYSGRMPPDWLEALAPLGTDEHKPHLTDAPYVVVLFEQRYGVRPDGSRRNHYYVSESCGIAAGLFVAAVHCMGLVTLTHTPSPMGFLSEILKRPSSERPYLVMPVGYPAEGARVPDITRKPLSEILKWNGE from the coding sequence GTGAGTGGGGAGCCGCGGTTCGTGTCGCTGGAATACGCGCGGCGGACGCCGGACGAGATGCTGGCCCGGGCCCGAGCCTTCTACGACGAAATGAACCGCCGCCGCACCACACGCCACTTCTCGGCCGAGCCGGTGGCGCGTGAGCTGATCGAGCTGGCGATCCAGACCGCGGGCACGGCGCCCTCGGGCGCGCACCAGCAGCCGTGGACGTTCGTCGTCGTGGACGATCCAGAGATCAAGCGGAAGATCCGCGAAGCCGCCGAGGAAGAGGAGCGGATCAACTACTCGGGCCGCATGCCGCCGGACTGGCTGGAGGCGCTCGCACCGCTCGGCACGGACGAGCACAAGCCGCACCTGACTGATGCCCCGTACGTCGTCGTGCTGTTCGAACAAAGGTATGGCGTACGGCCCGACGGCTCCCGGCGCAACCACTACTACGTGAGCGAGAGCTGCGGGATCGCCGCGGGGTTGTTCGTCGCGGCGGTGCACTGCATGGGCCTGGTGACGCTGACGCACACGCCGAGCCCGATGGGGTTCCTCAGCGAGATCTTGAAGCGGCCCTCGAGCGAGAGGCCGTATTTGGTGATGCCGGTCGGGTATCCGGCTGAGGGGGCGAGAGTGCCGGACATCACGCGCAAGCCGTTGAGCGAAATCCTCAAGTGGAACGGCGAATGA
- a CDS encoding GTP-binding protein, with the protein MKRVLILGAAGRDFFNFLTVYRDDPDSEVVAFTAQQIPHIEERRFPAELAGPRYPEGIPIYPETRLEELVRHLGVDKCVLSYSDLSAVDVLHLVARATSAGADFVMLGAQHVLESTKPVIAVCASRTGAGKSPLSRAIVPWLRARGLHVAVIRHPMPYGDLLAERVQRFATAADLVAQHVTVEEREEYEPHIATGSVVFAGVDYAAILAAAEREADVIVWDGGNNDTSFLEADLYVTVVDPHRAGHEASYYPGETNVRLADVVVINKADTAPPGAVTVVRSTVQRLNPSARIVVADCPVRADDPSVLAGRRVLAIDDGPTLTHGGMAFGAAVLAARAAGASELVGPRPFAVGEIAETLAHYPHVREALPALGYGDRQIRDLEETISRAVAGGVEAVAVGTPIDLAKLVKIPVPSTRVRYEIALRDGVTLEDMLAPVLPVLKQRA; encoded by the coding sequence ATGAAGCGCGTCCTCATTCTTGGCGCTGCGGGCCGGGATTTCTTCAATTTTCTCACGGTGTATCGCGACGATCCCGACAGCGAGGTCGTGGCGTTCACGGCGCAGCAAATCCCCCACATCGAAGAGCGGCGGTTCCCGGCGGAGCTGGCAGGTCCGCGGTATCCCGAGGGCATCCCCATCTATCCGGAAACGCGCCTCGAGGAGCTGGTTCGGCACCTGGGCGTGGACAAGTGCGTGCTGTCGTACTCGGACCTCTCAGCCGTGGACGTGCTGCACCTGGTGGCGCGGGCCACGTCGGCGGGCGCGGACTTCGTGATGCTCGGCGCGCAGCACGTCCTCGAGTCCACCAAGCCGGTGATCGCCGTCTGCGCCTCCCGCACCGGAGCGGGGAAGAGCCCCCTTTCGCGCGCCATCGTGCCGTGGCTCCGGGCGCGCGGGCTTCACGTGGCCGTGATCCGTCACCCGATGCCGTACGGCGATCTGCTCGCCGAGCGGGTGCAGCGGTTCGCGACGGCGGCGGACCTCGTGGCGCAGCACGTGACGGTCGAGGAGCGCGAGGAGTACGAGCCGCACATCGCCACAGGCTCGGTGGTCTTCGCCGGCGTGGACTACGCGGCGATCCTCGCGGCGGCGGAGCGCGAGGCCGACGTCATCGTCTGGGACGGCGGCAACAACGACACCTCGTTCCTCGAGGCCGACCTCTACGTCACGGTGGTGGATCCGCACCGCGCCGGTCACGAGGCGTCGTACTATCCGGGCGAGACCAACGTCCGCCTGGCGGACGTAGTCGTGATCAACAAGGCCGACACCGCGCCGCCGGGAGCGGTGACCGTGGTGCGGAGCACCGTGCAGCGACTCAACCCGAGCGCGCGGATCGTGGTGGCCGACTGCCCGGTGCGCGCCGACGACCCCAGCGTGCTAGCCGGTCGCCGCGTGCTCGCCATCGACGACGGTCCCACGCTCACGCACGGCGGGATGGCCTTCGGAGCGGCGGTGCTGGCGGCGCGCGCGGCGGGCGCGAGCGAGCTGGTGGGCCCGCGGCCCTTCGCGGTGGGCGAGATCGCTGAAACGCTGGCGCACTATCCGCACGTCCGCGAGGCGCTGCCGGCCCTCGGCTACGGCGACCGCCAAATCCGGGACCTCGAGGAGACGATCTCCCGCGCGGTCGCGGGCGGCGTGGAAGCGGTGGCGGTCGGCACGCCGATCGATCTCGCCAAACTCGTGAAGATCCCCGTGCCCTCGACCCGCGTGCGATACGAGATCGCGCTCCGGGACGGCGTCACCCTCGAGGACATGTTGGCCCCGGTGCTTCCGGTGCTCAAGCAGCGCGCGTAG
- a CDS encoding NAD(P)H-quinone oxidoreductase yields MRAIFIAKAGGPEVLELRDAEQPAPAEGEILVRVHAAGVNRADVLQRMGKYPAPPGVPADIPGLEYAGEVTALGAGVTRWKADDRVMGLVAGGAYAEYVVTHEDTALAIPRGWSYDAAGAVPEVFLTAYDALIRQVHLAAGDVVLIHAVGSGVGTAALQIAKAFGATVIGTSRSATKLKNALPLGLDVAVDTSRERFGDAVARATAGRGVDVVVDLIGGALWSETLGTLAPRGRLILIGLTAGRSAEVDLGVILGKRLSIVGTTLRARPLAEKIALTADFARDVLPLLAGERLRPIVDRVFPMAEAAEAHRRMEADAHFGKLVLNWA; encoded by the coding sequence ATGCGAGCCATCTTCATCGCGAAGGCCGGCGGGCCGGAGGTGCTCGAGCTCCGCGACGCCGAGCAGCCGGCGCCGGCCGAAGGCGAGATCCTGGTGCGCGTGCACGCCGCGGGCGTCAACCGGGCCGACGTGCTTCAACGGATGGGCAAGTATCCGGCGCCGCCGGGCGTGCCGGCGGACATCCCGGGACTCGAGTACGCCGGCGAGGTCACGGCGCTGGGCGCCGGCGTCACGCGGTGGAAGGCGGACGATCGCGTGATGGGGCTGGTGGCGGGTGGCGCATACGCCGAGTACGTGGTCACGCACGAGGACACGGCGCTGGCGATCCCGCGGGGCTGGTCGTACGACGCCGCCGGCGCGGTCCCCGAAGTCTTCCTCACCGCCTACGACGCGCTGATCCGCCAGGTTCATCTTGCGGCGGGCGACGTGGTCCTGATCCACGCGGTGGGCAGCGGGGTCGGCACCGCGGCACTCCAGATCGCCAAGGCCTTTGGCGCCACGGTGATCGGCACGAGCCGGAGCGCCACGAAGCTCAAGAACGCTCTCCCGCTCGGCCTGGACGTGGCCGTCGATACGTCGCGGGAGCGCTTCGGCGACGCGGTGGCGCGAGCCACGGCGGGCCGGGGCGTGGACGTGGTCGTCGACCTGATCGGCGGCGCGTTGTGGAGCGAGACGCTGGGGACGCTCGCGCCGCGAGGGCGGCTGATCCTCATCGGCCTCACCGCAGGCCGCAGCGCGGAGGTGGACCTCGGCGTGATACTCGGCAAGCGCCTGTCTATCGTCGGCACCACGCTCCGGGCGCGCCCGCTCGCCGAGAAGATCGCGCTCACCGCGGACTTCGCGCGGGACGTGCTGCCGCTGTTGGCGGGGGAGCGGCTTCGTCCGATCGTGGACCGCGTCTTCCCGATGGCGGAGGCCGCCGAGGCCCATCGCCGCATGGAGGCGGACGCGCACTTCGGGAAGCTGGTCCTGAACTGGGCGTGA
- a CDS encoding HAD family acid phosphatase has protein sequence MRWSLVALFALMPLAVPAAAQTPAARSGLEVKWVRDSEEYATLTRQVYRVALRQVTAARDALPRGRAWAVVLDVAQTALDDAVYQLERLAYGVPHDTLVWGAWRAREDADAVPGVVEFVAGVRRIGGRVAWISNDQASTSDHIRANLGKLGAWSDGDLLCLPTSDTAYTKAARRAEVRSGSGQCAWNREPMTVLGFVGDQVGDFPAAGETDPDAGNDAAFGVRYFLLPDPMYGGWERRVTRRRDR, from the coding sequence ATGAGATGGAGCTTGGTCGCGCTGTTCGCGCTGATGCCGTTGGCCGTGCCCGCAGCCGCGCAGACGCCGGCCGCCCGCAGCGGGCTCGAAGTGAAATGGGTCCGTGACAGCGAGGAGTACGCGACGCTGACCCGCCAGGTCTACCGCGTCGCACTGCGGCAAGTGACCGCCGCGCGAGACGCGCTGCCCCGTGGCCGCGCCTGGGCCGTGGTCCTGGACGTGGCCCAGACGGCCCTCGACGACGCCGTTTACCAGCTCGAGCGCCTGGCCTACGGCGTGCCGCACGACACGCTCGTCTGGGGTGCGTGGCGCGCGCGCGAGGACGCGGATGCCGTCCCGGGCGTCGTGGAGTTCGTCGCGGGAGTTCGCAGGATCGGGGGCCGCGTGGCGTGGATCAGCAACGACCAGGCGTCCACCAGCGACCACATCCGCGCGAACCTGGGCAAGCTCGGCGCGTGGAGCGACGGCGACCTGCTGTGTCTGCCCACCTCCGACACGGCTTACACCAAGGCGGCCCGCCGCGCCGAGGTCCGGTCGGGTTCAGGACAGTGCGCGTGGAACAGGGAGCCGATGACGGTGCTCGGCTTCGTCGGGGACCAGGTGGGCGATTTCCCGGCCGCGGGCGAGACCGATCCGGACGCCGGCAATGACGCGGCCTTCGGCGTCCGCTACTTTCTGCTGCCCGACCCCATGTATGGGGGGTGGGAACGACGGGTGACTAGAAGACGCGATAGGTGA
- a CDS encoding alkaline phosphatase family protein, translating to MVEGLVRVALVWLPFNAPLVARPQAPPVPRLVVLITVDQLSPDYLVRFRPQFTGGLERLLRNGAVFTGAYQDHAVTETAPGHATVGSGRNPWSTGIVRNDEGVPDSTAPLLESNGPGASPRRFRGTALFDWIANQYPSARALSMSYKDRSAILPIGRARQHVYWIAGSRFTTSRYYADTLPEWVRRFNAEAAVSERAPRYVWDLLLPPSSYPEPDSMPFENRGRNFSFPHRSPADTAGAVNFFAHSPWLDSLTLAFALVGVRELGLGRGPGPDLLAVGLTATDEIGHSYGPGSREVHDQILRLDRWLGMFLDSLDRAIGPGRIVVALTADHGVTAAPEFLRANGDTATGFARVDTLARRVQGELVERAGPGRWIRYAEVGLVAMDRAGLAQRGVNVDSVVEAMREAALRVPGVVRVDTRRTLAAVDTVRDTIGRRWRNLLPADALGELMITLRPHYQWGAPMGGGRHGQPTDDDTHVPLVIAGPGVTAGRYPGRVSVVDLAPTLARLLGVSPLERVDGRVLSEALARRGVAGASR from the coding sequence ATGGTCGAAGGGTTGGTCCGCGTTGCCCTGGTCTGGTTGCCGTTCAACGCACCGCTGGTCGCGCGGCCTCAGGCGCCGCCGGTACCTCGCCTGGTGGTGCTGATCACGGTGGACCAGTTGAGCCCGGACTACCTGGTGCGCTTCCGGCCCCAGTTCACCGGCGGCCTGGAGCGGTTGCTCCGGAACGGCGCGGTCTTCACCGGGGCCTACCAGGACCACGCGGTCACCGAAACCGCACCAGGCCACGCGACCGTAGGCTCGGGGCGCAACCCGTGGTCCACCGGCATCGTGCGGAACGACGAGGGCGTGCCCGACTCGACGGCGCCGCTGCTGGAGTCGAACGGCCCCGGGGCTTCGCCCCGGCGGTTCCGAGGTACGGCGCTATTCGATTGGATCGCGAACCAGTACCCGTCGGCGCGGGCGCTGTCCATGTCCTACAAGGATCGGAGCGCGATCCTCCCGATCGGGCGCGCGCGCCAGCATGTCTACTGGATCGCCGGGTCGCGGTTCACGACCAGCCGCTATTACGCCGACACCCTGCCCGAGTGGGTGCGGCGCTTCAACGCCGAGGCTGCGGTAAGTGAGCGCGCGCCACGTTACGTGTGGGATCTGCTCCTGCCGCCGTCGTCGTACCCCGAGCCGGATTCGATGCCGTTCGAGAACCGCGGCCGGAACTTCAGCTTCCCGCACCGTTCGCCGGCCGATACGGCAGGGGCGGTGAACTTCTTCGCCCACTCGCCCTGGCTCGACTCTCTCACCCTGGCATTCGCGCTGGTGGGCGTCCGGGAGCTGGGCCTGGGGCGCGGACCCGGGCCGGATCTACTCGCCGTGGGCCTCACCGCCACCGACGAGATCGGGCACTCCTACGGTCCGGGCTCGCGCGAGGTGCACGACCAGATACTGCGACTCGATCGCTGGCTCGGCATGTTCCTCGATTCCCTGGACCGCGCGATCGGGCCGGGGCGGATCGTCGTTGCGCTCACCGCGGATCACGGCGTCACTGCCGCCCCGGAGTTCCTGCGCGCCAACGGCGACACGGCGACCGGGTTCGCCCGCGTGGACACTCTCGCTCGGCGCGTGCAGGGCGAACTGGTTGAGCGGGCGGGGCCGGGACGGTGGATCCGATACGCCGAGGTAGGGCTGGTGGCGATGGACCGAGCCGGGCTGGCGCAGCGAGGCGTCAATGTGGATTCGGTCGTGGAAGCGATGCGCGAGGCGGCGCTGCGCGTCCCCGGTGTGGTGCGCGTGGACACCCGGCGGACGCTGGCAGCGGTGGACACGGTGCGCGACACGATCGGACGCCGGTGGCGCAACCTGCTCCCGGCCGACGCGCTGGGCGAGCTGATGATCACGCTGCGGCCGCACTACCAATGGGGCGCGCCGATGGGCGGTGGCAGGCACGGCCAGCCCACCGACGACGACACGCACGTGCCGCTCGTCATCGCAGGCCCCGGCGTAACCGCCGGGCGCTACCCGGGGCGGGTCAGCGTCGTCGATCTCGCCCCCACGCTGGCCCGGCTCCTGGGCGTGAGCCCGCTGGAGCGCGTGGACGGGCGCGTTCTCAGTGAGGCGCTCGCCCGACGCGGTGTCGCCGGAGCGTCTCGGTGA
- a CDS encoding ferritin family protein has protein sequence MITSELTSLEALGVGIRREIDAGQVFRSLASGCSNPLATDRFLLLARESAQLEQLLRDRYDALFPAVPLVVPPSLVPPPGPPTGPDRCEGLRAALRFAADAERQAREFYLDAANAATDLTGQSMFRYLAEIHARHQSELEAEYAVILQYPHAFDDLQAPWRPEVRLRQ, from the coding sequence GTGATCACGTCCGAGCTCACCTCGCTCGAAGCACTCGGCGTCGGCATACGCCGGGAGATCGACGCCGGTCAAGTATTCCGCAGCCTCGCCTCGGGTTGTAGCAACCCGCTGGCCACAGATCGGTTCTTGTTGCTGGCGCGGGAGTCCGCCCAGCTGGAGCAGTTGCTCCGCGACCGTTACGACGCGCTCTTTCCCGCCGTGCCGCTGGTCGTTCCGCCGTCGCTCGTTCCGCCGCCCGGTCCTCCGACCGGCCCCGACCGGTGCGAGGGATTGCGCGCGGCACTCCGTTTCGCGGCCGACGCGGAGCGGCAGGCTCGGGAGTTCTATCTCGACGCCGCGAACGCTGCAACCGACCTGACCGGCCAGTCGATGTTTCGGTATCTCGCCGAGATCCACGCGCGCCACCAGTCCGAGCTCGAGGCCGAGTACGCCGTGATCCTCCAGTACCCGCACGCCTTCGACGACCTTCAGGCCCCCTGGCGGCCCGAGGTCCGTCTGCGCCAGTAG
- a CDS encoding Npt1/Npt2 family nucleotide transporter, whose amino-acid sequence MQTGRSWSLRRIVDIRSGEVTPVLAMAALYFFVIGAASLVKPVRQAAFLDAAGANAYPFVLLGTAVVVALLMGGYARLAEQVRVSRLLLGTYVFLALNLVGFWWLFRSPIAQATCVRTPDSACPLLSAPVLISAAFFIWAAIYSVLTVSQFWLLANLGYDARQAKRLFGFIGAGGIVGGIVGSWAASVLAKVPGIGRVNIVLLSAAALLLAAALAAWILARTPAALPAEERKKKGAAVVRAGAAALVRESPHLRAVAAILLVIIVVSAIADQQLNSAVEAYVPQGDARTAFFGQYFAVTNVISLFVQLFVTSFVLRRFGVGVALLLLPIAMLGTSVALLVAPSLLAAAVVRGADQSLRYSLDQSTRELLFLPVPAEIKGRVKPFIDVAVQRSGKGLSAILILVLLTWLKVPFQYLSVAAIFVIGIWLACVWIVKREYVAAIKRMISVRDVQVDELVVRALDADSRRELATAAVSGDPAAQRFALELLRVAGEAPEGETAAKLQYPSIVDVESRAEQVRAEIARGVTPAQAEAYLADPLPRVRAGAVAALSGSSDAGIRALAEDALRRMAEADGPLAATLRREAALVVASLPASDATTDVLRRLLSDDTPAVRKAACVAAGRLGKREFVPRLLAALLEPELRDDARDALHAVGGRAAGSIGDTLRDASEPREIRIQAARVLAGIPGALTAAVLVAALDDADAEIRYHALKSLNRLRRDHPDTVVDAAAAERALERELASLRTVAAAKIDLAPLITGDGPGLLAVAVAERRDDGIERVARALGLVYPLSDMVHAYRAVASGDASARTSGLELLENVLSATHRRVVIPALDVDALASVAREAPPWRADTWLVTCAAHAATRTPHGESAPPIGLPTLEAKMMSILDRAEFLRNVEFLSLVRTEYLAKIAAVMTERAVNAGDEVVAQGATVDQVYLVASGKLVARRDGQVLFMAGRGDAVGALSVLDGKPSPFAAVALEKATVLSVGSEEFSDLMHDNNAIMLGLLRYLAGQVRELSSMARQTGKAATTIS is encoded by the coding sequence ATGCAGACCGGCCGTTCCTGGTCCTTGCGGCGCATAGTGGATATCCGCTCTGGTGAGGTCACGCCGGTCCTCGCCATGGCGGCGCTGTACTTCTTCGTCATCGGCGCGGCGAGTCTCGTCAAACCGGTGCGGCAGGCTGCGTTCCTCGACGCCGCGGGCGCCAACGCCTACCCGTTCGTGCTGCTGGGCACCGCCGTGGTCGTGGCCCTGCTCATGGGCGGCTACGCCCGCCTCGCCGAGCAGGTGCGCGTCTCGCGGCTCCTCCTCGGCACCTACGTCTTCCTCGCGCTGAACCTCGTAGGGTTCTGGTGGCTTTTCCGGTCGCCGATCGCCCAGGCGACGTGCGTGCGCACGCCTGATAGCGCTTGCCCGCTGCTGTCGGCCCCGGTCCTGATCAGCGCGGCATTCTTCATCTGGGCCGCGATCTACTCGGTGCTCACGGTCTCGCAGTTCTGGCTGCTCGCCAACCTCGGCTACGACGCGCGGCAGGCCAAGCGCCTGTTCGGGTTCATCGGCGCCGGGGGCATCGTCGGCGGGATCGTCGGAAGCTGGGCGGCCAGCGTCCTCGCCAAGGTCCCGGGCATCGGTCGGGTCAACATCGTGCTGCTCTCCGCCGCCGCGCTCCTCCTCGCGGCCGCGCTCGCGGCCTGGATCCTGGCGCGAACGCCCGCCGCCTTGCCCGCCGAAGAGCGGAAGAAGAAAGGCGCGGCGGTCGTCCGGGCCGGCGCCGCGGCGCTGGTGCGGGAGTCGCCCCATCTGCGCGCGGTGGCCGCGATTCTCCTCGTCATCATCGTGGTCTCCGCGATCGCCGACCAACAGCTCAACAGCGCGGTCGAAGCCTACGTCCCGCAGGGCGACGCCCGCACCGCCTTCTTCGGGCAGTACTTCGCCGTGACGAACGTCATCTCGCTGTTCGTGCAGCTATTCGTGACCAGCTTCGTGCTCCGGCGTTTCGGCGTTGGCGTGGCGCTGCTCCTCCTCCCGATCGCGATGCTGGGCACGTCCGTCGCGCTCCTGGTGGCGCCGTCGCTCCTCGCCGCCGCGGTCGTCCGCGGCGCCGACCAGTCGCTGCGCTATTCGCTCGATCAGTCTACCCGCGAGCTGCTCTTCCTGCCGGTCCCCGCGGAGATCAAGGGCCGCGTCAAGCCGTTCATCGACGTCGCCGTGCAACGGTCTGGCAAGGGCCTTTCCGCGATCCTGATCCTGGTGCTGCTTACCTGGCTCAAGGTCCCGTTCCAGTACCTGAGCGTGGCGGCCATCTTCGTGATCGGCATCTGGTTGGCGTGCGTGTGGATCGTGAAGCGCGAGTACGTCGCCGCGATCAAGCGGATGATCAGCGTGCGCGACGTGCAGGTGGACGAGCTGGTGGTGCGGGCGCTCGACGCCGACAGCCGCCGCGAGCTGGCGACCGCCGCCGTCTCGGGCGACCCGGCCGCCCAGCGCTTCGCGCTGGAGCTGCTGCGCGTCGCGGGAGAAGCGCCCGAGGGCGAGACCGCTGCGAAGCTGCAGTACCCGTCCATTGTGGACGTCGAGTCCCGCGCCGAGCAGGTGCGCGCCGAGATCGCGCGCGGCGTCACGCCCGCCCAGGCGGAGGCGTATCTCGCGGACCCGCTGCCTCGGGTCAGGGCCGGTGCGGTGGCGGCGTTGAGCGGAAGCTCCGACGCCGGGATCCGGGCGCTGGCCGAGGACGCGCTCCGACGCATGGCGGAGGCCGATGGTCCACTGGCCGCGACGCTCCGTCGCGAGGCTGCACTCGTCGTCGCGAGCCTCCCCGCCTCGGATGCCACGACGGACGTGCTGCGGCGGCTCCTCTCGGACGATACGCCCGCGGTGCGGAAGGCGGCGTGCGTCGCGGCCGGCCGCCTCGGCAAGCGTGAGTTCGTTCCGCGGTTGCTCGCCGCGCTTCTGGAGCCCGAGCTGCGCGACGACGCTCGTGACGCTCTCCACGCGGTCGGCGGCCGCGCGGCCGGCAGCATCGGCGACACGCTCCGCGACGCGTCTGAGCCGCGCGAGATCAGGATCCAGGCGGCGCGCGTCCTCGCCGGAATCCCGGGGGCCCTCACCGCGGCCGTCCTGGTCGCGGCGCTCGATGACGCCGATGCCGAGATCCGATACCACGCGCTCAAGTCGCTCAACCGGCTCCGACGCGACCATCCGGACACGGTCGTGGACGCCGCCGCGGCCGAGCGCGCCCTGGAGCGCGAACTGGCAAGCCTGCGCACCGTCGCCGCGGCCAAGATCGATCTGGCTCCGCTCATCACCGGCGACGGACCCGGTCTCCTCGCCGTAGCCGTCGCCGAGCGTCGTGACGACGGGATCGAGCGGGTCGCGCGCGCTCTCGGACTCGTCTATCCGCTGAGCGACATGGTGCACGCATACCGCGCGGTCGCCTCCGGTGATGCGTCCGCTCGGACCAGCGGCCTCGAGCTGCTGGAGAACGTGCTCTCCGCGACCCACCGTCGCGTCGTTATCCCCGCGCTGGACGTGGACGCCCTGGCCTCGGTCGCACGCGAGGCACCGCCCTGGCGCGCCGACACCTGGCTGGTCACCTGTGCCGCGCACGCGGCCACCCGCACCCCGCACGGCGAGTCCGCTCCGCCGATCGGGCTCCCGACGTTGGAGGCAAAGATGATGTCGATCCTTGACCGGGCGGAGTTCCTGCGCAACGTCGAGTTCCTCTCGCTCGTGCGCACCGAGTACCTCGCCAAGATCGCGGCCGTGATGACCGAGCGCGCCGTCAACGCCGGTGACGAGGTCGTCGCGCAGGGCGCCACCGTGGACCAGGTGTACCTCGTGGCGAGCGGCAAGCTGGTCGCGCGGCGCGATGGTCAGGTGCTCTTCATGGCCGGCAGGGGCGACGCGGTCGGCGCGCTCTCCGTGCTCGACGGCAAGCCCAGCCCCTTCGCGGCGGTAGCCCTCGAGAAAGCCACCGTCCTTTCGGTGGGCTCGGAGGAGTTCAGCGACCTGATGCACGACAACAACGCCATCATGCTCGGCCTGCTGCGCTACCTCGCGGGGCAGGTGCGCGAGCTCTCGAGCATGGCGCGTCAGACCGGTAAGGCCGCGACGACCATCTCGTGA
- a CDS encoding 4Fe-4S dicluster domain-containing protein, translating to MTTAHVVGDVRGMSTAEHELRRAFLAEVESIPGGRRISRCLQCGTCTGSCPVSYAMDISPRELIARFRAGDIGTILRSRTIWLCASCYACTARCPVGIKITDIIYALKRMAMARGLRPSRYPVFALAESFVTVVKRYGRNNESRLMALYYSRAGILRALKHVGLALRLLRKGRLPLRARRIRGLEGLRKILRRAEALELQVQHEIAGATAPVGYGVVSGVPPRPGPVASARAAT from the coding sequence GTGACGACGGCTCACGTAGTGGGCGACGTTCGCGGGATGAGCACGGCGGAGCACGAGTTGCGCCGCGCGTTTCTCGCGGAGGTCGAGTCGATCCCCGGCGGGCGGCGAATCAGCCGCTGCCTCCAATGCGGTACGTGCACCGGCTCCTGCCCGGTGTCCTACGCGATGGACATCTCGCCGCGGGAGTTGATCGCGAGGTTCCGCGCGGGAGACATCGGCACGATCCTGCGGAGCCGCACCATCTGGCTGTGCGCGTCGTGCTACGCCTGCACGGCACGCTGCCCGGTCGGCATCAAGATCACCGACATCATCTACGCCCTGAAGCGGATGGCGATGGCGCGCGGCCTGCGGCCGTCGCGCTATCCCGTCTTCGCGCTCGCCGAGTCGTTCGTCACGGTGGTGAAGCGCTATGGGCGGAACAACGAGTCCCGACTGATGGCGCTCTACTACAGCCGCGCCGGGATCTTGAGGGCGTTGAAGCATGTCGGTCTTGCCCTGCGGCTGCTCAGAAAGGGCCGCCTGCCGCTCCGCGCCAGGCGCATCCGGGGACTCGAGGGCCTGCGGAAGATCCTGCGCCGGGCCGAAGCGCTGGAGCTCCAGGTGCAGCACGAGATCGCGGGCGCGACGGCGCCGGTGGGGTACGGCGTGGTGAGTGGCGTGCCGCCGCGCCCGGGGCCCGTTGCCTCCGCGCGGGCAGCCACCTGA
- a CDS encoding CoB--CoM heterodisulfide reductase iron-sulfur subunit B family protein, whose translation MRYTYFPGCSLESTARGYDLSLRAVFRRLSLDLRELDDWNCCGATAYMSVAETMALAVSARNLALAEREGAGADLVAPCSACYLVLHKTHRYLAEQPGLRQRVGEALAEGDLAYRGTLRIRHPLDVLVNDVGLEAIAAKAVRSLEGARVAPYYGCQIVRPERGFDDREVPMWLDHLFRRLGAEVVDFPMKVRCCGGMLMTTAEDVGLRLSGDILACAMDAGANVVVTTCPMCQINLEAYQGEIGRALRRRVEVPIVFFTQLLGLALGAGADELGLPMNLVPLGPELATLAEAAHV comes from the coding sequence ATGCGCTACACGTACTTCCCGGGGTGCTCGCTCGAGTCGACGGCCAGGGGCTACGACCTATCGCTGCGTGCCGTCTTCCGCCGGCTCAGCCTCGACCTGCGCGAGCTGGACGACTGGAACTGCTGTGGCGCGACGGCCTATATGTCGGTCGCGGAGACGATGGCCCTGGCGGTCTCGGCCCGCAACCTGGCGCTGGCCGAGCGGGAGGGCGCCGGCGCCGATCTGGTGGCTCCGTGCAGCGCCTGCTACCTGGTGCTCCACAAGACCCACCGCTACCTGGCCGAGCAGCCGGGGCTGCGCCAGCGGGTGGGGGAGGCGCTGGCCGAGGGCGACCTGGCCTACCGCGGCACGCTGCGCATCCGCCATCCGCTCGACGTGCTGGTGAACGACGTGGGGCTCGAGGCGATCGCGGCCAAGGCGGTGCGGAGCCTGGAGGGCGCCAGGGTCGCGCCATACTACGGCTGCCAGATCGTTCGCCCCGAGCGGGGTTTCGATGACCGCGAGGTGCCGATGTGGCTGGACCACCTGTTCCGCCGCCTCGGCGCCGAGGTGGTGGACTTCCCCATGAAGGTCCGCTGCTGCGGCGGGATGCTGATGACGACCGCGGAGGACGTGGGCCTGCGGCTCTCCGGCGACATCCTCGCCTGCGCGATGGACGCGGGCGCCAACGTGGTCGTGACGACGTGCCCGATGTGCCAGATCAACCTCGAAGCGTATCAGGGCGAGATCGGCCGGGCCCTGCGCCGACGGGTCGAGGTTCCCATCGTCTTCTTCACCCAGCTGCTGGGGCTGGCGCTTGGCGCGGGCGCCGACGAGCTGGGGCTGCCGATGAACCTGGTGCCTTTGGGCCCGGAGCTGGCCACGCTCGCGGAGGCCGCCCATGTCTGA